One Planctomycetia bacterium genomic region harbors:
- a CDS encoding aspartyl protease family protein, translating to METAISLIFYILLLNSIDAESIRYFNNGYVVNYPKINKAKQMIISMRCNDKYYNMLVDTGAADSYLNSTLLKDRNFKWKRIDGVLGSDLLGTSNVSHVCETSIAIIGGVNMKKSYFMSLDLSYINKSYELRNIDHIDGIIGCDIIEKHKFIIDYNMKRIFIKNR from the coding sequence ATGGAAACTGCAATTTCATTGATTTTTTACATACTGCTGCTCAATTCTATTGACGCCGAATCTATTAGATATTTTAATAATGGGTATGTGGTTAATTATCCTAAAATTAACAAGGCGAAACAGATGATAATATCAATGAGATGCAATGATAAATATTACAATATGTTGGTTGATACAGGCGCTGCTGACTCTTACTTAAATTCAACATTGCTAAAGGACAGGAATTTTAAATGGAAAAGAATTGATGGAGTATTAGGTTCAGATCTACTTGGAACATCTAATGTAAGCCACGTCTGTGAAACAAGTATTGCAATAATTGGTGGAGTTAACATGAAGAAATCATACTTTATGTCACTTGATTTGTCATACATCAACAAATCATATGAATTGAGGAACATTGATCATATTGATGGGATAATTGGATGTGATATTATAGAAAAGCACAAATTTATTATCGATTACAATATGAAGAGGATATTTATTAAGAATAGATAG